In Streptomyces ambofaciens ATCC 23877, a single genomic region encodes these proteins:
- a CDS encoding TIGR03960 family B12-binding radical SAM protein produces MPAEAAESVSSVFPQLEALLPHVQKPIQYVGGELNSTVKDWESCDVRWALMYPDAYEVGLPNQGVMILYEVLNEQQGVLAERTYSVWPDLEALMREHSVPQFTVDGHRPVGAFDVFGLSFSTELGYTNMLTALDLAGIPLEAKDRGIDDPVVLAGGHAAFNPEPIADFIDCAVIGDGEQAVLEITAIIRAWKAEGRPGGREELLLRLAKTGGVYVPGFYDVEYLPDGRIARVVPNRSGVPWRVSKHTVMDLDEWPYPKQPLVPLAETVHERMSVEIFRGCTRGCRFCQAGMITRPVRERSITGIGDMVEKGLKATGFEEVGLLSLSSADHSEIADVAKGLADRYEEDKIGLSLPSTRVDAFNIDLANELTRNGRRSGLTFAPEGGSERIRKVINKMVSEEDLIRTVATAYGNGWRQVKLYFMCGLPTETDDDVLQIADMATRVIQKGREVSGSNDIRCTVSIGGFVPKPHTPFQWAPQLSSEETDARLQKLRDKIRGDKKYGRSIGFRYHDGKPGIIEGLLSRGDRRMSAVIRAVYEDGGRFDGWREHFSYDRWTACADKALEPFGVDVDWYTTRERGYEEVLPWDHLDSGLDKEWLWEDWQDALDETEVDDCRWTPCFDCGVCPAMDTEIQIGPTGKKLLPLTVK; encoded by the coding sequence ATGCCTGCCGAAGCCGCCGAGTCTGTGTCTTCCGTGTTTCCGCAGCTCGAAGCGCTGCTCCCGCATGTGCAGAAGCCGATCCAGTACGTCGGCGGAGAGCTCAACTCCACGGTCAAGGACTGGGAATCCTGCGACGTCCGCTGGGCTCTCATGTACCCGGACGCGTACGAGGTCGGTCTGCCCAACCAGGGCGTCATGATCCTCTACGAGGTCCTCAACGAACAGCAGGGCGTCCTCGCCGAGCGCACCTACAGCGTGTGGCCGGACCTGGAGGCGCTGATGCGGGAGCACTCCGTCCCGCAGTTCACCGTGGACGGCCACCGCCCCGTGGGCGCCTTCGACGTGTTCGGCCTCTCCTTCTCCACGGAGCTCGGCTACACGAACATGCTGACCGCCCTGGACCTGGCCGGCATCCCGCTGGAGGCCAAGGACCGCGGCATCGACGACCCGGTCGTGCTGGCCGGCGGCCACGCGGCCTTCAACCCCGAGCCGATCGCCGACTTCATCGACTGCGCGGTCATCGGCGACGGCGAGCAGGCCGTCCTGGAGATCACCGCCATCATCCGCGCCTGGAAGGCCGAGGGCCGCCCCGGTGGCCGCGAGGAGCTCCTGCTGCGCCTGGCGAAGACGGGCGGGGTGTACGTCCCCGGCTTCTACGACGTCGAGTACCTCCCCGACGGCCGCATCGCCCGCGTGGTCCCGAACCGCTCGGGCGTGCCGTGGCGTGTCTCCAAGCACACCGTCATGGACCTCGACGAGTGGCCCTACCCCAAGCAGCCCCTCGTCCCGCTGGCCGAGACCGTCCACGAGCGCATGTCGGTGGAGATCTTCCGCGGCTGCACCCGCGGCTGCCGCTTCTGCCAGGCCGGCATGATCACCCGCCCGGTGCGCGAGCGCTCGATCACCGGCATCGGCGACATGGTCGAGAAGGGACTGAAGGCCACCGGTTTCGAGGAGGTCGGCCTCCTCTCCCTCTCCTCCGCGGACCACTCGGAGATCGCCGACGTCGCCAAGGGCCTCGCGGACCGGTACGAGGAGGACAAGATCGGCCTGTCCCTCCCCTCCACCCGGGTCGACGCCTTCAACATCGACCTGGCCAACGAGCTGACCCGCAACGGCCGCCGCTCGGGTCTCACCTTCGCCCCCGAGGGCGGCTCCGAGCGCATCCGCAAGGTCATCAACAAGATGGTCTCGGAGGAGGACCTGATCCGCACCGTCGCCACCGCCTACGGCAACGGCTGGCGCCAGGTGAAGCTGTACTTCATGTGCGGCCTGCCCACCGAGACCGACGACGACGTCCTCCAGATCGCCGACATGGCCACGCGCGTGATCCAGAAGGGCCGCGAGGTCTCCGGCTCCAACGACATCCGCTGCACCGTCTCCATCGGCGGCTTCGTCCCCAAGCCCCACACCCCCTTCCAGTGGGCCCCGCAGCTCTCCTCCGAGGAGACCGACGCCCGCCTGCAGAAGCTCCGCGACAAGATCCGCGGCGACAAGAAGTACGGCCGGTCCATCGGCTTCCGCTACCACGACGGCAAGCCCGGCATCATCGAGGGCCTCCTCTCCCGCGGCGACCGCCGCATGAGCGCCGTCATCCGCGCCGTCTACGAGGACGGCGGCCGCTTCGACGGCTGGCGCGAGCACTTCTCCTACGACCGCTGGACGGCCTGCGCCGACAAGGCCCTGGAGCCCTTCGGCGTCGACGTCGACTGGTACACCACCCGCGAGCGCGGCTACGAGGAGGTCCTGCCCTGGGACCACCTCGACTCCGGCCTCGACAAGGAGTGGCTCTGGGAGGACTGGCAGGACGCCCTCGACGAGACCGAGGTCGACGACTGCCGCTGGACCCCGTGCTTCGACTGCGGGGTGTGCCCCGCGATGGACACGGAGATCCAGATCGGCCCGACCGGCAAGAAGCTGCTGCCGTTGACGGTCAAGTAA